A window of Loxodonta africana isolate mLoxAfr1 chromosome 3, mLoxAfr1.hap2, whole genome shotgun sequence genomic DNA:
CAATGCCACATGATAAAACTATGTCACGATTCCCGTGGCTCAACACAAATCCATATCATCTTtctttagacaggaaaaataagattgtcacaaaaacaaaatacccTCCCCTCAAAAAAAGGCCCCACTTGTTACGACTTCCCTATCACCACTTATTCTAAAATAAGTATTTGCATACATGCTCTTTGTTCTATGGAAGTTATATTGCAAGAACATAAGCTAAAGTGTAAAACGTTATGTACCCACACTATTTTACTTGGTTCCTTTTACTCATGGATTCCGTGCTATTTAAAGTGTCCTCTGACCCATTACTCACCTTACAATGTACAAATGTAGTTTTGATTACATGAAGGACTGAGGAGGGGAGACTACGGATATTGTCTAGAACGATGGACTCCTGCGTGGCACAGACATGCTGAACACACCCTGTAAGGGCTCCTAAGACCTGCACCATTGTCTGGAAATAAGGAAAGAAGTTTTTTTCAGAATATGTTTTTTGTGTATCTGAAAGGTGTCAGGTATTACACAGGATGCTGGGATACAGCAATAAACAAGACAGGCACTCTGTGTCTTCTTTCATACAGCTTCAGTCTACCAAAACTACAAATGCGGGGACAACCAGCTAGCCagttagtaagaaaaaaaaaaaagttggaatctGAAGTCACACATCAAAGCACATGGCAGGTGTTCGCACACGTGCTATGAAATTACAGGTGAGGCGTGCTATCTCAGTTACTTGTCTTCTTCTGAAAGTTTAGATGTTGTGTAGACTTCACAGCAAGAAACTGTATAAAAAAACCAGAATTTGTGTATCTACAGTCATATCTTTAATTCTATAAATTTAATTCAAGCATTAGAACATATTACATAAAGATTACATGGTTAATTACTATTAGTATAAAAACTCTCACACTCTTTTAagctctctctctgcctttttaATACGTTTGACTTACTTGTAAAATATTCCTTAAGGTGCTCTGGATTTCTAAATTTTGGCTTGAGAGTTCTCTTGCTTGACTGGTTAATTCATACATCATGTCATCAAATAATTTCATAGTCTGTGAAAACCAAGCAAGTTATATATAGAATAGAAATCATGAAAAAGAAagatatttttaaggaaacaaaaaaccacaGAATAATATGATTTCATTTTGCATTAGTAACACCCATAGGATATCATCTATTTTAACAGTGGTACCAAATAAAGTATTCCTACAAGGCAATCTCtcaaaaatataaagtctcagagagaaactgatttgttttgcatttctgtGATTTGAATCTATTTAATAacatcaataaaaaaaatcaaagttcaTTTTTTTAGATGCAAAAAATGAAAATGCTGCTCTTTGCGCAATAAAAGATGATCTTCTTGACCAGACAACCTTCATGTGGAAATAAATTTGTGCTAAATCACCTATGGACTTATATTCTAACCAGTTCCCCTTTTTAAGGAATTCCAAATACCCTTCTTGGGTTATTTGACCTCACAACTAAGTTTTTGTCTGtgaaaagttaggctaaaatcTTAATATTCTGATTTTTCTAAACAAATTAAGTAGTCTAAACACTGTAAGAATAACAACACAGTCAACAACAGAAAGTAAGTAAAGAGGGTCTGTTAATGCTCAGTATTTCTGTTTTCACCTATGTATTATCTAGACCTTTTTCcagtggtcaaaaaaaaaaaaaaaactaattctaAGAAACTTTTCAGACACAGAATAATCAAGTGAATATGAGTAAAAGGAACTCTGATGATTACTTGCTTAAAAGCTAAACTTAGAAATCCACTCCAACAAGAGATAAGTTATCACAAATGGATCTGCTTCATTTTGGCATCGAAGTAACTTTcccatacccactgctgtcgcatcaattctgacccatagcagccctataaggcagagtagaactgccccatagggtttccaaggagtggctgcatggcttgaactgcccaccttgtGGTTGGCAGCTGACCACTgccccactagggctccaaagtaCCTTTAGctctctcaattaaaaaaaagtatgactGTGCTTGTCAAAGtattatatatattcatacattatatatatgaataacaTGAATATAATCTGTGAATTTAGTATTTTCTCTTGATTATTTGATTTTACCAATATTCCAGCCTTTTTTACTCTAAAATTtcgtaaattttatttatttaaataaacgtATTTCCTTAATAAATTTTAATTCCATTTTCCCAAACAATGAAATTTAACAATTATTAACAAACTTTATAATGAGAAAGGAAACagtggtgctgtagtggttaagagctatgtctgctaaccaaaaggttcgcagttcgaatccaccaggggtttcttggaaattctatggggcagttctactctgtcctatagggttgctgagtcagaatctactcgatgtcaacaggtttggttttctggtttaataaagagaaaataaaacggACTTAGCTAACATTACCAACAATTCCAATTTTTCATTTAATAGCTTTAAAAGGCAAGACTATTGAAAATTAGCtataaataatttaaattcaATTACTAAAGGGGATACAATGTGAAAACAGCCTAACGATCACCCTGAAACCAGCCTATTTTCATGTGAGCTCTTTTACTACtttatttgtatttaaaatatatttgatacattagaaaaacagtcacAACTAAAAATAACCTAAAACTGAGtcagatttttaaaactttaatgaCATGTAAATtgattaaaacaataataacataCCTGTGGTAacacttgagaaaacaaagtcttTTCCAATGTCAGGTGGTTCATGTGAGGTAGAAACATTTCCACAATAATTTTCAGAAGTTCTATAaagcaaaatattaatatattttataaaaatattaagtCACAGAGCCAACAAAGATCATTGCTCTTTACCAAATTCAAGAATAAGTAAGTATGACCAATCTAAACTGTAGTTTCAAAGGTCACATTCTTCGTAGAGAAACTATTAAGTACCTCAAATAataccaccccccaaaaaaggaaaCAACTTGTATGTCCAACAACTGGGGACCAGCTAAACAGACAGTTACTGAATTGGATATTCTGCTATCATTAAAATGATACTTGATACATTAGAAAAACAGGTATTAGAGATTacttaaagagatgaaaaaatgtCCACAATACTTTAAGGTTAAACAAAAAGGGTTCCAAAATAGAGTGCAATTTTAATATATGAAAACATGGATATACGAAGATTGATAGATAGGCTGGCTGGTACATATAGAAATGAGAATTTTCCATATCCAAATGTTAACAACCATTTCTGATTAGTGGACTTTTTACTGTCTTTTGTGTTTTTCTGCATGTCTCTAATTTTCTTAAATGAATATGTATAACTTACAGTCAGGATAAAACATAATCCTGTTACTTACAAGAATTTATACCCCAACATGCAACACAgatcaaaattataaataaatatttcataaccaaattaaatataaacagaacaaaacaaaaaaccaaacccattgctggcaaccctatagaacagaggagaaccaccccatagggtttccaagcctgcaatctttacagaaggagactgccacaccttctgctgccaagtggctggtgggttcaaactgctgaccttctggttagcagccgagcgtttaTTCACTGTGCCTCCAAGGCTCCTCAACACTACAACAGGGAATAACTAAATTTGAAAGGAACACAGAAATGTAAAGTCACCCTGACTGAAATATGTGAGACTCAGATCTCAGTGACATCAAAGTAAATCATACAATTAAGACAATTCTACTTACGGATATGCTCGATCCAACTGTCAGAATGGTGATACATAGAGTAAAATAATTAAGGAAGACACTAGCATTGTAGTAATAAGATATTTGCTAAtgacagtaaattaaaaaaaaaaactttctttggaATTTAAGCAATGATCCATAAAACAATGAAATCAGACTCAAATTACTGGCTTAACATGACAACAAAAatacaagcagcaaaagacaaaatagataaatgggacctcataaaaattaaatacttttgttcatcaaaggacttcatcaaaaaaagtgaaaagataacctacaCATCAGGAAAAACGTGGGGGAACCATTTATCTCATAATGGTCTAATATTTAAAACGTACATATAAAAAAACCttcttcaacaacaaaaacacaacccaaccaaaaaacgggcaaggacttgaacagacatttcgccaaagaggatattcaaatgaacaaacacatggaaaaatactcaatatttttagacattaaaaaataataagaataaagaaacccattgccattgagttgattccggctcatagcaaggctgtaacctttacagaagcaggctgccacatctttctcccacatctttctctcacagagcagctggtgggttcaaaccaccaaccttttgcttagcagccgggCACttttccactgcaccaccaaccaaaaccaaacccactgctctctagttgattccaattcatagtgactctgtaggacagagtagaactgccccatagagtttccaaggagcacctggtggatccaaactgccaaccttttggttcgcagccttaggacttaaccactaagtcaccaggatttcctttttcaggaagatgcaaatcaaaaccacaatgagataccaccttcaGCCCCAGTTTAAGGatcaaataaacagaaaacaacaggtattgaggaggttgtggagaaactagaaTCCTCATCCACTGCCGGGACGAATGTAAAATGCTTACAGCCACTTTTAGAAAACAGcttggtggctcctcaaaaacTTAAACATAGCACTCCTaatcctaggtgtatacccagaaGTGGAGGCAAgaacgcaaacagaaacctgaccgtcaatgttcattgcagcactttccaCTACAGTCAAAATGTgaaaaccaaaatgtccatcaaaaaatggataaacaaaatgtggtacatacatgccaTGGAATAGCAGccagccataaggagaaatgaagatcGGACACATGCCTGgacatgaactttgaaaacattatgctgagtgaagtaagccagtttgcaaaaggacaaatactataggATCTCACTTACACAAAATAAGCAAATACAGAGAAATCAAagattactagtggttaccagaggtgagagggaggggcaaaggggaagtttttgctttgggggcattgagtttatgttaattgtgCTGAAACAATTTGGGAAGGGATGGCCTGAgtagttgtacaacttgaagaatgttatcaatgtcactgaattatacatgtagaaacagttgaattgagGGATGTTTTGTTGTGgatatttttacaattaaaaaaaaatactggcttagtatcatttttaaaaacctaatgtttactaaaaaaaaaaaaaaatgaaagtactAAGAGGGACATTTTCGAGATTGCTCAGGGATAAAATTGCCTTTTCAAACCATGTATACCCATGAAATCTTTTTGACAGATAAGAAACAGTGCTATAATAACCCATGGATTTCCGGTTTCTAATACAGGAAAGAAATTTCTCCCTCCTCAGCACTTCTATAGTATTTTACGTATACCCAGTGTATCTTAAATCACTTAtcactttttctcttcttttcataTTATTTGTATGCATGTCTCACCAACATTGTCAGACTGAAATTCTGCACGTAGCAGGAGCTAGAAGGCTGAGTGATCAGCAAGCACAAAGATTCTGAGGTAGGGACAAGAGAAAGGCAAGAGTTACTTCCATACGATGGTAGAAGTTCAGTTACGGTGAATTCAGTTGTAAAAAATGATTTGCGCAGCGTTGAGAATCTCTCCCGAAGGTCATTTTTTCTTTCGAGTGAAGTTTAATGTTGAAAGTGAATTCAAGGAAGGCGCAAAAAAGTTACATTTCAGTGTGAAGGGAAAAGACTCCAGGCACATTTACCACCACAAAGGCGTGAAACTAGTGAATGGTCTGCACCTGGACAACTCAAAGCCAGAGCTGatgaaagccaaaaaccaaaagaaTCAACTTCTTCTAACCCACAATAACGGAGAAGAGGTccaagagagagggagacagaacaTTTGTGTTCATCGAACAGCTTTTATAGATTTGGCACTATGCTAGGACTACGtccttcatttaattctcacaagacCGACGAAGGAAATATTCGCACTTACCACCGGTGCTAccggggttaaaaaaaaaaaaaaatcggggtTAGGGAGTATTAAAAGGTGAGTTGTCGCTCTTGCTCTGCCTCATCCAGCTATTAAGAGCCAGAGTTGGTCTTACAGCTCAGGTCTCAATCCTTGCCTCCCCTGGCCCCCCAAAGCAAAGGTATTTACACTTATTGCACATGACGTCTACGGAACTCATAAACACAGAGGAACGGACGAAAACGCCACGGCCACTTGGCAAAACCGTCGTAAGGACGCCTCAGCGGGCCTCCCGCAGCGCCGAAGTCAGGCCAGGCCCCGGAGCTCAGCACCTCGGGCTCTCGCTCACCGTCCCTTCCCCCGCTAGTCCACCCGCTCCTCCACAGGGACGCGGACGGCCTCCCGGGCTTCTGAGGGGAGACGAAGGACCGGGGACGCCGCTCCAGACACCTCAAGATGGGATATGAGGAGCCGGGGCAGGACGGACGGCAGCTCCTGGCGGCATAGCTCCTCCGGCCAGCTACTTAACTCCTCCAGGGAAAGCGCGCGGTCCTGAGACATAGTCCGGCCTGGAACACGGCTTCAAACCAGGCCCGCGAGCTAAGACCGGAAACTCTCACCGTCCCGGCAGGCCGTGCGGCCTCTCCGTCGGCACCAGGACCATAGAGAGGAGGCCGGCAGGGTTCTTCGGTGAGCCCGGGCCTCtccaaaaaagataaaagaaaaccaaacccgttgccatggagtcagttcttaCTAAgtgcgaccctatagaacagagtagaactgccccaacagTTTCCGCAAGGCTGTAATTTTCGAGAGCCGACTCCCATATCGTTCTCCCTGACAAGCCCCGGATGACACAGGGGCTTGTCTAGCCCGCGGAGGACTCCGCGCACTGGTGCGCGCTCTCAGTCTTAGGAGGCGGCGTGACGCCGCGGTTCTCAGCGCGGCCAGGGAGCGTCCCCAGGTCTGCGTCCCTGTGAACGAACGTCTCATGTAGGTAGGACGCTTTGTGGAGGTGAGGTCTGGAGCCACAGATTTGCTGCCCTCAGTTCCATGGGGTTTTGAGATTGTCTACTTGGGATGGGGTTTAACTGGGATCTGCAACCGGATATGACTCCAGCCCCGCAGTGCAGTGGGCTAGAGAAACATGGCGCTCCTGCCAGGTCACCGTGTCATGGGTCTACATAGTTCCGTAATGGGAATAAGCATCCCATCTGCTGGCACTGTGAACACTGAAGTAGGTATTGTTTAGCATAGTGCAGGTACAGAGATTCTCAAGGCCCCTCCAAAttaagttgttgttgggtggtgcaaacggtgtgCCCTAGACTACTAATTGAAGGTAGGAGTTCGAACCCCCAAGCAGTGccatggaggaaaggcctggcaatctcctttcttaaagattatggccaagaaaaccctgtggagctgagttctactcggtaacacatggagtcactacgagttggagtcGGCTggagagcaacaggttttttaccACCCAATTAATCTTTAaatagccctggtggtatagtggttaagagctcagctgctgatcaaaaggctagcagttcgaatccaccaggccttcattggaaaccccgtggggcagttcccttgtgtcctctagggttgctatccACTCGACAACGGGTCAGGTTAATTGCCCCCAAATTTTCCCACTCCCATGGCTTAGGACTAAGTCATTTGGGTGAATGTACACACACCAGAGCATACCTGTGTATGTTTTGAAAGAGATGTTAACAAAATGAAGACTCAATTTTTGTTATGTGAGGCAGTAACTGACTGAAGTGAAGAAATTCTGGCAGTTTAAGGGATGACTGtttagggtgctatgagtcaaaattgaccatAGGAtaatagattttgttttgttttggggttttttggtatgtttaGGGGTGGTCAAGACAGTTGAAAGACACCAAGTAGCTAGGTTTGCCATTTCCTGTCCAAAAATCTTGGACTTTATGTAATTTGGCGAAATTGtggttgctgctgctgttttgtttgtttgtttttttaatctccgTCTCTCTCTCCACCCTCAGCTTCTGTAGAAAAGGCAGCTGTTTAATATTACATTCTAGAGAAATGTGACATTTTGCTTTAAtaatcatttcatttcttttttcctccagAACCTAAGTGAAAGAACAAAGATCTCTAAAAGTGCATTTGAAAACATCTCTAAATATTTGTGTCTGTGTAGAAGTATCTAATGAGAAATTGACCCCAACAAAACCAGTTGAATAGTTAAGGTAGGTTTGTGTGTATCATCAGATTCTCCAGAAGTTGAAGGATCCTCCACTGAATTTAAGGCGTGTGTGTAGTGAATGAGAGgatgacctttcagtttaatttcACTGTAGAAGACCATTTGGGAAATGAATTAACACCTTTTGGAGATGAAGATTTGACCCTGGGTTCCTCAAAAGAGTCATCAGTCTCAGAGAGTCAAAAAGGACAATGGGGgtacagaaaatgttctacagaaCAATTCAACTTGCCTCAGGATGACTTCTGGGAACACAAGTCAGTGGGAAATGCAGCTCCCTCTGAAGACAGAGACAACCCGCTCAGAGCAGCTAACAGTGCAGATACCTTGGAGCCACACAAAAAACAGCCTGGCTTGAGAGTTGCCAAAGAGCATGCTATGCCTCAAGATTTAAAGAAAGTACTCGAAAATAAAGTTGTGGGAACTTTACCAGGTCTCCAGCATATTAGTGTATCAATAGTGAAAACCACCTTGTTGGAAAAAAACTTCCCTGGAGAAAACATAGTTTCGAAAAGCTTTTCTTCTCACTCTGATCTGATTACAGGTGTTTATGAAGGAGGCTTAAAAATCTGGGAATGTACCTTCGATCTGCTGGCTTATTTCACGAAGGCCAGAGTGGACTTTGCTGGGAAAAAAGTCTTGGATCTCGGCTGTGGTTCAGGGTTGTTGGGTATAATTGCATTTAAAGGAGGGGCCAAAGAAATTCATTTTCAGGATTACAACAGCTTGGTGATTGATGAAGTAACCTTACCTAATGTAGTGGCTAACTCCACTTTGGTAGAAGAAAATGGTATAAATGAACCAGCTGTGAAAAGAGTCAGGACATCAAAACAAGCACAACAACCATTTAAATACCGGTTCTTTTCTGGGGAGTGGTCTGAATTTTGTGAACTTGTACTACGCAGTGAAAAATTCTTTGTAAAGTATGATCTTATTCTCACTTCAGAAACCATTTACAATCCAGATTATTACAGCACTTTGCACGAAACATTCCTTAGACTACTGGATAGAAATGGACGAGTGCTTTTGGCCAGCAAAGCACATTATTTTGGTGTAGGTGGAGGTGTTCATCTCTTTCAGAAGTTTATAGAAGAAAGGAATGTATTTGAGACTAGAACGCTTGAAATAATTGATGAAGGACTGAAGAGGGTCCTAATTGAGCTGACTTTTAAGCACTCCAGTTGATGTCCATTGAATGTGCTAAGTGAAGTAAACTGAGTCACCAAAACTTTTGAGTGTTCAATTTCTGCTTTGTGATTATTTTCTGAAATTATGTTTGTTTAGTTTATCCAAAAAACAGAACAGCTATATTAGCAGGCTCGTATCTGCTTGGTGAGGATGAGGAAAAGTACCCCTGAACATTTTGGTGAGATCACCTGGGGAATGGTTTTGTGGGACAGT
This region includes:
- the METTL18 gene encoding histidine protein methyltransferase 1 homolog, which gives rise to MTFQFNFTVEDHLGNELTPFGDEDLTLGSSKESSVSESQKGQWGYRKCSTEQFNLPQDDFWEHKSVGNAAPSEDRDNPLRAANSADTLEPHKKQPGLRVAKEHAMPQDLKKVLENKVVGTLPGLQHISVSIVKTTLLEKNFPGENIVSKSFSSHSDLITGVYEGGLKIWECTFDLLAYFTKARVDFAGKKVLDLGCGSGLLGIIAFKGGAKEIHFQDYNSLVIDEVTLPNVVANSTLVEENGINEPAVKRVRTSKQAQQPFKYRFFSGEWSEFCELVLRSEKFFVKYDLILTSETIYNPDYYSTLHETFLRLLDRNGRVLLASKAHYFGVGGGVHLFQKFIEERNVFETRTLEIIDEGLKRVLIELTFKHSS